From a single Limnochordia bacterium genomic region:
- a CDS encoding ABC transporter ATP-binding protein has product METADMVAKVIEVHDLRKAYGPVKAVDGVSFHVRKGEVFTLLGPNGAGKTTTIEILEGLKKPDSGRIIIMGQECETVGPLQKDRMGVLLQDTRFISRLRVIEVLEVFSSFFSRTLPVETILERVSLTEKTRAYVEELSGGQRQRLSIGLALLNDPDIIFLDEPTTGLDPQARRNIWELIGSLREDGKSVFLTTHYMEEAEYLSDYVYIMDRGQIITHGTPRELIDQLGQDNIIEFAKATLSDVQVQQLKAQFEQISEKNGRWLVYTKDILVALPVLLDWAKGSNVVLENLALRQPNLEDVFLSMTGRGLRD; this is encoded by the coding sequence TTGGAGACTGCAGATATGGTTGCGAAGGTCATCGAAGTACATGATTTGCGGAAAGCATATGGTCCTGTTAAGGCAGTAGATGGTGTCTCATTTCATGTCCGAAAGGGAGAGGTTTTCACTTTACTAGGTCCAAACGGTGCTGGAAAGACGACTACGATAGAAATCCTCGAAGGACTAAAAAAACCCGACTCTGGTCGGATCATTATTATGGGGCAGGAGTGTGAGACCGTTGGGCCCCTGCAAAAAGATCGAATGGGTGTCCTCCTCCAGGATACTAGGTTTATTAGCAGGCTGCGGGTTATTGAAGTCTTAGAAGTCTTTTCGTCCTTTTTCTCAAGGACGTTACCGGTGGAAACCATCCTTGAGCGGGTTTCCCTAACGGAGAAAACACGGGCATACGTTGAAGAACTCTCCGGAGGCCAAAGGCAGCGACTATCTATTGGTTTGGCATTACTTAACGATCCTGACATCATTTTTCTGGATGAGCCTACCACGGGACTAGACCCCCAGGCACGACGGAACATCTGGGAGTTGATAGGCTCCCTCCGCGAGGACGGCAAATCTGTTTTCCTAACTACCCACTACATGGAGGAAGCTGAATACCTTTCGGATTATGTATATATCATGGATCGGGGGCAGATCATTACCCATGGTACTCCCCGAGAGTTGATCGACCAACTTGGTCAGGATAACATTATCGAGTTTGCCAAAGCTACCCTGAGTGATGTGCAGGTACAGCAGCTAAAGGCACAATTCGAGCAGATTAGTGAAAAAAATGGGCGCTGGTTAGTCTATACCAAGGACATCCTTGTGGCATTGCCTGTGCTTCTTGACTGGGCAAAAGGGTCCAATGTAGTGTTAGAGAACCTAGCACTGCGGCAGCCGAACCTAGAGGACGTTTTCCTGTCCATGACGGGAAGGGGGTTGCGGGACTAA
- a CDS encoding ABC transporter permease, whose amino-acid sequence MRAARAIFRQYLLTALRDRFDLFWTLVFPVILMTILNLVFANVGNQAAVTMTVGLVNLDQDYPEGVAAIVERTLLEISQQETWLKVHQSHKGQQAELEALEKGKRHIVIVIPAGFSSAVRRNLPLAAGNQPLIPAEIMVYSRPNDQLSEAAVSAFGQVLNGINKSIAIEAGFADPRMLVGFKTCEVAVQGRVFSFASYIIPGILIMNFLTTGLSVVVGGLLAYRDRGVLRRYFVTPISTGSYFLGLLFYFLLTCLVRSVVVYFFGALVFHAKLNLLTPAALFYLVYAVIVLLSFGFFIAAAAKNVSAGAAMANIVTYPMMFLGGLFFPVLQAPPVIRWIALVNPVTYLANGLRDALGVYPSETTTLLNVLVPGLWLVFCLLYSLKNFKWEVN is encoded by the coding sequence ATGCGTGCAGCAAGAGCCATCTTCCGGCAATATCTACTTACCGCCTTAAGGGACCGATTTGACCTGTTTTGGACCTTGGTGTTTCCAGTGATTCTCATGACGATTCTAAACCTGGTTTTTGCCAATGTGGGTAATCAGGCTGCTGTGACGATGACAGTTGGTCTTGTTAACTTAGATCAGGACTACCCGGAGGGTGTAGCAGCCATCGTTGAAAGGACCCTTCTTGAGATAAGCCAGCAGGAGACCTGGCTTAAGGTGCACCAATCCCATAAAGGTCAACAGGCGGAACTAGAAGCACTGGAAAAGGGCAAAAGACACATTGTCATTGTGATCCCCGCTGGTTTTAGTAGTGCAGTACGCCGCAATCTGCCGTTGGCGGCCGGGAATCAGCCCCTTATCCCTGCGGAGATTATGGTATATAGCCGTCCCAACGATCAGTTGTCTGAAGCGGCGGTATCTGCCTTTGGACAGGTCTTAAACGGCATTAACAAGAGTATTGCCATAGAGGCAGGTTTTGCTGATCCTAGGATGCTAGTGGGCTTTAAAACCTGTGAGGTTGCGGTACAGGGCAGGGTCTTTTCCTTTGCCAGCTACATTATTCCCGGAATACTGATTATGAACTTTTTGACCACTGGGTTATCTGTTGTGGTGGGAGGGCTTTTAGCATACAGGGATCGAGGGGTACTACGACGTTACTTTGTGACCCCTATCTCCACAGGCAGCTACTTTCTCGGTTTGCTCTTTTATTTTCTTCTGACTTGCCTCGTGCGATCTGTCGTGGTTTACTTCTTTGGAGCCTTGGTTTTTCATGCAAAGCTCAACCTACTTACACCGGCAGCCCTTTTCTACTTGGTGTATGCGGTAATTGTGCTTCTATCCTTTGGTTTTTTCATTGCTGCAGCTGCCAAGAACGTCAGTGCAGGGGCGGCTATGGCCAACATTGTGACTTACCCGATGATGTTTCTAGGTGGTCTGTTCTTCCCAGTATTACAGGCACCGCCGGTGATTCGTTGGATCGCTTTAGTTAATCCGGTCACCTACTTGGCCAATGGACTCAGAGACGCCCTCGGTGTTTATCCTTCGGAAACAACAACGCTGCTAAATGTTCTAGTTCCGGGCCTGTGGTTAGTTTTTTGTCTACTGTATAGTCTGAAGAACTTCAAGTGGGAGGTCAACTGA
- a CDS encoding ABC transporter permease: MRQLIALFRALTLNFIRDKQSVFFSLAFPLVFLLIFGSVFQDNDVMSDAEPNVSISAYFDKKAPGSRELEEVLAGMEHLSISLAPSREAAIEDVRDRNVSFGLSWDGGELVFYMNPVYLQQKSYHTQVARSISDAFDKKRAGIVDFMVVAEQEVVARAGITHLEYMIPGIIAIAILSTGLSTIAGSLMRFKEQGVLKRMLATPMRFELFLISLIFTRMLVAFVAALIILVVSHLVFKVQFSINWPLFVLFTMVSTFAMMAFGALITLFVSKAQTAGQLAGVFVTIMIFFSGTYFPMELLPDYLFQLAKFLPLTYVHEGMRYVMRVETLNIQRFSSIVTIMVCVSLVIIWFVARRRSWQEA; the protein is encoded by the coding sequence ATGCGCCAATTAATCGCCTTGTTTCGGGCACTAACTCTAAACTTCATCCGGGATAAGCAGTCGGTCTTCTTTTCCTTAGCCTTTCCCCTTGTCTTTCTTCTAATCTTTGGCTCTGTCTTTCAGGATAACGATGTTATGTCCGATGCCGAACCGAACGTGAGTATCTCCGCATACTTTGACAAGAAGGCTCCTGGCAGTAGGGAGCTTGAAGAGGTGCTTGCAGGTATGGAGCATCTTTCTATTTCCCTAGCCCCAAGTCGCGAGGCTGCTATAGAGGATGTCCGAGATCGTAACGTTTCCTTTGGTCTTAGCTGGGATGGTGGAGAGCTCGTGTTTTATATGAACCCTGTTTACCTACAGCAGAAGTCCTATCATACCCAAGTGGCTCGGTCCATTTCCGACGCCTTTGATAAAAAACGGGCAGGCATCGTTGATTTTATGGTGGTAGCTGAACAAGAGGTTGTGGCCAGAGCGGGGATTACCCACTTAGAATACATGATCCCTGGGATAATCGCCATTGCCATTTTGTCCACTGGTCTTTCCACTATTGCCGGTTCTCTAATGCGCTTTAAGGAACAAGGTGTACTAAAGAGAATGCTTGCCACACCCATGCGGTTTGAGCTTTTTCTAATTAGTCTGATCTTTACGCGGATGTTGGTTGCCTTTGTTGCCGCACTAATCATTCTGGTTGTAAGCCACCTGGTCTTTAAAGTCCAGTTCTCCATTAACTGGCCGTTATTTGTTTTGTTTACCATGGTATCAACCTTTGCCATGATGGCCTTTGGCGCCTTGATTACACTCTTTGTCTCTAAAGCACAAACAGCAGGGCAACTAGCCGGTGTGTTCGTTACGATCATGATCTTTTTCTCAGGGACTTATTTCCCTATGGAATTACTTCCCGATTACCTATTTCAATTAGCGAAGTTTCTGCCATTGACCTATGTGCATGAAGGAATGAGGTACGTCATGCGGGTGGAGACGCTGAACATACAACGGTTTTCTAGTATTGTGACGATCATGGTTTGTGTATCTTTGGTGATCATCTGGTTTGTGGCGAGACGTCGTAGCTGGCAAGAAGCTTAG